GGATAGACTGCCGTCTTATCGGGAAGCGTAAAGAGCTTTGTCTTGATGCTTTCGTTCAGCTGTCGCATCGAACCGCCCGGGAAATCGGTGCGTCCGACAGACAGATAAAACAGTGTATCTCCGCTGAATACAGAACCTTTGTCCGTATAGAGCGAGATGCCGCCCGGTGTATGTCCCGGTGTTTCAAGCACGGTAAATACGATATCTCCGATGGTGATCGTGTCACCGTCTTTGAGATAACCATCAGCTGCACGAAGCTCGATCGGCCTGCCGATGAAAAGCGATAAGTTCTTTTCGGCAGAAGCAAGCATCGCGCTGTCTTTTTCATGAATATATAATCTCGCATCCACAAGGTTGCGTAAGTCATCGTTCGCAGCAATATGGTCTGCGTGTCCATGCGTATCTACGATCGCCTTTACGCGAAGTTTTTTGGCATGAACATATGATACGATATCCGAAGTATTTCCGCCCGGATCAATGATCATCGCTTCGTTCGTACGCTTGCAAGAAACGATATAACAATTCGTTCCCAATGCGCCGACCTGCATCGTTTTTATCTCCATCATACCCAACCTTTCTGTTTTTATACTATCCTTTTTGCGACGGTATCGCGCGATAGACGCTGTATACGTCTTTCAACCGACGCAGTTTCGTCATGATCGTTTCGATCTGCATATTGTTCGCGATCTCAATTTCCAAGACGATCGTCGCTGTATTGTTTTTATGCGTTCGTGCATTGATAGAAGTAATATTGATCTTCATCTCGGACGGTACCATCATCACTTCTGCCATAAGGCCTGCACGGTTACTGCAATTGATCTCGACTGTAACCTTGTAGAGCGTATCGGTCATGATATCCCAACCGACATCGACCATACGTTCGTATTCGTTCGTATCGAGCTTGATATTCGGACAGTCCGCCCGATGTACCGATACCCCACGACCACGCGTGATATATCCGACGATCATATCGCCGGGGATCGGGTTGCAGCATTTTGCCAGACGAACCATAAAGCCCGTTTCGCCTTCGACAAGTACGCCATGGCTCGATTTACTGCTTGATTTCGTATTCGACGGTTTTAAAGATGCAAGCATCTGCGACACATCAGGCGGCGTTTCCAAGCGGATCTCTTTTTTATAGATCTCCAAAAGTTTACTGATGATGCCTTTTGCCGTCATCCCACCGAATCCGACAGTTGCCAACACATCGTCTGCCGTACCTGCCGCTAATTTTTGCGCAACTTTCGTCAGACGATCGTTTTTCGTCAACGTCTTGAATTCGTAACCGAGTTTTTTGCTCTCTTTTTCTAACAGTTCTTTACCTTTGATGATATTTTCTTCGCGGCGTTCTTTTTTGAACCACGAGCGAATCTTATTTCGTGTTTCCGAAGCACCGACGATATTGAGCCAGTCACGGCTCGGACCTGCGCTCTGCTTATTCGTAATGATCTCAACGATATCGCCATTGACCAAACGATATTCAAGCGGCACGATCTTGCCGTTGACTTTGGCACCTGCACAGCGATGACCGACATCCGTATGGATACGATACGCAAAGTCAAGAGGTATCGAACCTGCAGGCAATGCGACAACGTCACCGCGCGGTGTAAAGACGAATACTTCATCGGCGAACACATCGAGCTTGACAGCTTCCACGAACTCTTTCGGGTCACGTATCTCCTTCTGCCACTCTATGAGCTGACGAAGCCAGGACATCTTTTCTTCAAGGCCTTTGCCGCTGCCCTTGCCGCCTTCTTTATACTTCCAGTGCGCCGCAATACCATATTCGGAAACGCGATGCATATCATACGTACGTATCTGTATCTCAAGCGGTTGCCCGTGAAAATCAATTACAGTCGTATGGAGCGACTGATACATATTACTTTTCGGTACGGCGATATAGTCCTTGAATCGTTTCGGAATCGGCTTCCATATCGCATGGATCGTACCCAATACAGCATAACAATCGCTAATATTATCAACGAGTACACGAATCGCAGACAAATCGTATATCTCATTGAGCGTCTTGTTCTTCTTCACCATCTTGCGATAAATGCTGAAGAAATGTTTCGGTCTGCCGTGTATCTCGCACTTGATGCCCGCACTTTTGAGCTTATCGCCAAGCACCCCAATAGACTCATCTATAAGAGCCTTGCGTTCTTCTCGTTTTTGCTTAACATCGCGTACCAACTCATAATATTTCTCGGGTTCCATATATCTAAGACACAAGTCTTCCAATTCACACTTGATATTGGATATCCCCAGTCGATTGGCAAGCGGTGCAAAAATATCGAGCGTTTCTT
Above is a window of Selenomonadales bacterium DNA encoding:
- a CDS encoding MBL fold metallo-hydrolase, yielding MEIKTMQVGALGTNCYIVSCKRTNEAMIIDPGGNTSDIVSYVHAKKLRVKAIVDTHGHADHIAANDDLRNLVDARLYIHEKDSAMLASAEKNLSLFIGRPIELRAADGYLKDGDTITIGDIVFTVLETPGHTPGGISLYTDKGSVFSGDTLFYLSVGRTDFPGGSMRQLNESIKTKLFTLPDKTAVYPGHGPATDIGTEKEQNPFIF
- a CDS encoding bifunctional (p)ppGpp synthetase/guanosine-3',5'-bis(diphosphate) 3'-pyrophosphohydrolase — its product is MDTVKIPTIDEVISALQAYQPDAPVDLVRRAYEFADVAHGDQLRQSGDKYITHPLCVAQILTTLRIDAITISAAFLHDVAEDTRITLDDIAKEFSPEIASLVDGVTKLSRLQFKSKEEQQVESFRKMFLAMAKDIRVVLIKLADRLHNMRTLKDVEPEKQVRVAKETLDIFAPLANRLGISNIKCELEDLCLRYMEPEKYYELVRDVKQKREERKALIDESIGVLGDKLKSAGIKCEIHGRPKHFFSIYRKMVKKNKTLNEIYDLSAIRVLVDNISDCYAVLGTIHAIWKPIPKRFKDYIAVPKSNMYQSLHTTVIDFHGQPLEIQIRTYDMHRVSEYGIAAHWKYKEGGKGSGKGLEEKMSWLRQLIEWQKEIRDPKEFVEAVKLDVFADEVFVFTPRGDVVALPAGSIPLDFAYRIHTDVGHRCAGAKVNGKIVPLEYRLVNGDIVEIITNKQSAGPSRDWLNIVGASETRNKIRSWFKKERREENIIKGKELLEKESKKLGYEFKTLTKNDRLTKVAQKLAAGTADDVLATVGFGGMTAKGIISKLLEIYKKEIRLETPPDVSQMLASLKPSNTKSSSKSSHGVLVEGETGFMVRLAKCCNPIPGDMIVGYITRGRGVSVHRADCPNIKLDTNEYERMVDVGWDIMTDTLYKVTVEINCSNRAGLMAEVMMVPSEMKINITSINARTHKNNTATIVLEIEIANNMQIETIMTKLRRLKDVYSVYRAIPSQKG